Proteins from a genomic interval of Flammeovirgaceae bacterium SG7u.111:
- a CDS encoding thioredoxin family protein codes for MKKLLLISISLALFSFVYQHELGTGNGVGIGEKAPDFKLKNVDGKEYSFENIMDSEGKKPEGYIVIFTCNTCPVAQANEQRIIDLHKKYGAKGYPVVAIQPNDPKIKAGDSFEEMKKKNYPFLYLFDEGQTVYPQYGATKTPEVFIVDKDLKVRYHGAIDDNARDADGVDEKFVEKAIGALMKGEAPSPAKTKAIGCGIKAGA; via the coding sequence ATGAAAAAGTTACTATTGATTTCGATTTCTCTTGCGTTATTTTCTTTTGTCTATCAGCATGAGCTAGGAACAGGCAATGGTGTGGGTATAGGTGAAAAAGCACCGGATTTCAAACTGAAAAATGTGGATGGGAAAGAGTATTCTTTCGAGAATATTATGGATAGTGAAGGGAAAAAGCCTGAGGGGTACATTGTCATTTTTACATGTAATACCTGTCCTGTAGCGCAGGCTAATGAGCAAAGAATCATTGACTTGCACAAGAAATATGGTGCAAAGGGATACCCTGTAGTGGCTATCCAGCCAAATGACCCGAAGATAAAAGCTGGTGATAGCTTTGAAGAAATGAAAAAGAAGAACTATCCTTTCCTCTACCTTTTTGATGAGGGACAAACTGTGTACCCTCAGTATGGTGCAACCAAGACTCCTGAAGTGTTTATTGTAGATAAAGACTTGAAAGTTCGTTATCACGGGGCAATTGATGATAATGCGCGCGATGCGGATGGTGTAGATGAAAAGTTTGTTGAAAAAGCGATAGGTGCTTTGATGAAAGGAGAAGCGCCAAGCCCAGCAAAAACCAAAGCTATTGGCTGTGGAATAAAAGCCGGTGCTTAA
- a CDS encoding GH3 auxin-responsive promoter family protein, translating into MIKKEKLLSTFGSLLQQAIKAQKTKLEKKALPPALAQDKTLRKLLDDARGTAFGKHYGFGQLLESSHPAKLFQENLPVFDYNKLHDEWLYRSIAGEKNVTWPGKVSHFALTSGTSEASSKRVPVTGRMIDAMQKTSRRQILTMADMDLPPDLYNRKILMLNGSSKLNEVDGHFEGDLSGILASKLPVWFHKFYKPGKKISDIKQWDEKLDEMVLAAKDWDIGFIAGVPAWAQILLTKIIDHYQLDNIHEIWPNFSIFVHGGVAFAPYKKSFDKLIGKKVIYLETYLASEGFFSYQVALDREDMRLVTDNDVFYEFIPFNEENFEADGQLVDNPQTLLINEVEEGKDYALLISTSAGLWRYMIGDTIRFTSVKDANIVITGRTKHFLSLCGEHLSVDNMNHGIIKVAEHFNTEIKEFTVVGMPHEGLFAHKWYVGVTEEMDEEEIKRVLDEALKELNDDYATEREHALHEVMVHTVPLQLFYDFLGKLGKSGASHKFPRVLNKAFQEKWEAFLDEVHAI; encoded by the coding sequence ATGATAAAGAAAGAGAAACTGTTAAGTACCTTTGGGTCGCTTTTGCAGCAGGCAATCAAAGCTCAAAAAACTAAACTGGAGAAAAAGGCACTTCCACCAGCCTTGGCACAAGACAAGACGCTCCGCAAATTGCTAGATGATGCTAGGGGGACGGCTTTTGGGAAGCATTACGGGTTTGGGCAACTATTGGAGTCATCGCATCCAGCGAAGCTGTTTCAAGAAAATCTTCCTGTTTTTGATTATAATAAATTGCATGATGAATGGCTTTATAGGAGCATTGCGGGTGAAAAAAATGTGACTTGGCCAGGAAAGGTCAGCCACTTTGCCCTCACTTCGGGCACGTCGGAAGCAAGTAGCAAGCGAGTGCCAGTGACAGGTAGGATGATTGACGCAATGCAAAAGACCAGCAGGAGACAGATATTGACGATGGCCGATATGGACCTGCCGCCTGATTTGTACAATAGAAAAATACTAATGCTCAATGGAAGCTCGAAACTCAACGAAGTCGATGGGCATTTTGAAGGGGACTTGAGCGGGATTTTGGCTAGTAAACTTCCCGTTTGGTTTCATAAGTTTTACAAGCCGGGGAAAAAGATTTCCGATATAAAACAATGGGATGAAAAACTAGATGAAATGGTACTGGCTGCCAAAGATTGGGACATCGGGTTTATCGCTGGGGTTCCGGCTTGGGCGCAGATTCTTCTCACCAAAATAATTGATCATTACCAGCTCGATAATATTCATGAGATCTGGCCTAATTTTTCCATCTTCGTGCATGGCGGGGTGGCTTTTGCCCCGTACAAGAAGAGCTTTGATAAACTGATAGGGAAAAAGGTGATTTACCTTGAAACGTACTTGGCTTCGGAAGGATTTTTTTCTTACCAAGTAGCCCTTGATAGAGAAGACATGAGGCTTGTGACGGATAATGATGTGTTTTATGAGTTTATTCCTTTTAATGAGGAAAACTTTGAGGCGGATGGGCAGCTTGTGGACAACCCTCAAACCTTGCTAATAAATGAGGTGGAAGAAGGGAAAGATTACGCATTGCTGATTTCTACATCGGCAGGGCTTTGGAGGTATATGATAGGGGATACGATAAGGTTTACTTCTGTGAAGGATGCTAATATAGTTATTACGGGGCGGACCAAGCATTTTCTTAGCTTGTGTGGGGAACATTTGTCGGTAGATAATATGAACCATGGGATTATTAAAGTAGCCGAGCATTTCAATACGGAGATTAAAGAATTTACCGTGGTGGGAATGCCTCATGAAGGGCTCTTTGCCCATAAGTGGTATGTTGGCGTGACGGAAGAGATGGACGAAGAGGAAATAAAGCGGGTGTTGGATGAGGCACTGAAAGAACTGAACGATGACTATGCCACTGAGCGTGAGCATGCGCTCCATGAGGTTATGGTGCATACGGTGCCTCTTCAGCTTTTCTACGATTTTTTGGGGAAATTGGGCAAATCAGGTGCTTCGCATAAATTTCCAAGGGTACTCAACAAGGCTTTCCAAGAAAAATGGGAAGCTTTCCTCGACGAGGTTCATGCTATTTAA
- a CDS encoding YqiA/YcfP family alpha/beta fold hydrolase — translation MRILYIHGLDNIPTSSELEILRDKGHDVFSLEFDYRKQVDTFDVLVEYAQTNEIDYIIGASVGGYYGYWLGHLLGKNQLLFNPAMPFRSVRVQSHNIEERRDVGSYVVLGAHDDVIPTNLNLSYFSTKDNVRLITCEWMGHQVDLKTFQEMIQLAGL, via the coding sequence ATGAGAATCTTGTACATCCACGGACTAGACAATATTCCGACCTCAAGCGAACTAGAAATTCTTAGAGACAAAGGTCATGACGTTTTTTCTTTAGAGTTTGATTACAGAAAGCAAGTCGATACGTTCGACGTGTTGGTAGAATATGCACAAACAAATGAAATTGATTATATAATAGGCGCATCTGTAGGAGGGTATTATGGATACTGGCTTGGTCATTTGTTGGGCAAAAACCAGCTCCTTTTCAATCCTGCCATGCCTTTCCGCTCAGTAAGGGTACAGAGCCATAATATAGAAGAAAGAAGAGATGTAGGTAGCTATGTGGTACTAGGTGCTCACGATGATGTGATTCCTACCAACCTGAACCTTAGCTATTTTTCTACTAAAGATAATGTTAGACTCATCACATGTGAATGGATGGGCCATCAAGTTGACTTAAAAACCTTTCAGGAGATGATCCAACTTGCGGGGTTATGA
- a CDS encoding antibiotic biosynthesis monooxygenase family protein, with amino-acid sequence MIIRIVRMHFREEKAEEFLKTFETVKDKILATEGCQHLELWKEAAQKSSFTTYSHWQDTESLERYRQSELFKETWAKTQRLFSAKPEAISYSPAVCLPNINILPK; translated from the coding sequence ATGATAATCAGAATTGTAAGAATGCATTTTAGAGAAGAGAAAGCTGAAGAGTTTTTGAAGACCTTTGAAACTGTGAAAGATAAAATACTTGCTACCGAAGGCTGCCAACACCTAGAGCTGTGGAAAGAAGCTGCACAAAAAAGCAGTTTCACTACTTACAGCCATTGGCAAGATACTGAATCGCTAGAGCGATACAGACAATCGGAACTATTTAAAGAAACTTGGGCTAAAACCCAGAGATTGTTTTCGGCGAAACCCGAAGCCATTTCCTACTCCCCAGCAGTATGTCTGCCTAACATTAACATATTACCCAAATAA
- the gldC gene encoding gliding motility protein GldC, whose translation MKTSDIRFKVELDDDNVPEKLFWEATNGPSVGLQETKAFTISIWDQIQKETLRIDLWGKEMPTHEMKRFYVDTIGGLANSLRSATSDEFMATEIENLCEKLVEYLKKEGESPA comes from the coding sequence ATGAAGACGTCAGATATTAGGTTTAAAGTAGAGTTAGACGATGATAATGTTCCAGAAAAACTATTCTGGGAAGCTACAAATGGTCCATCGGTAGGTTTGCAGGAAACAAAAGCATTCACTATTTCTATTTGGGACCAGATCCAAAAGGAGACTTTGAGGATAGATTTGTGGGGCAAAGAAATGCCAACGCACGAGATGAAGCGCTTTTATGTAGATACTATTGGCGGGCTGGCAAACAGCTTGCGTTCGGCTACGAGCGATGAATTCATGGCAACAGAAATTGAAAACTTGTGTGAAAAACTGGTTGAATACCTCAAAAAGGAAGGGGAGTCACCTGCGTAA
- a CDS encoding GH3 auxin-responsive promoter family protein, which produces MGIRSVLSKPFAAYIAKEQKKWSMNPIGSQQKVFDNLISKAKHTVFGQDHYFENIRNYDDFRKNVPIRDYEDLKPYVERVTKGESDILWPGQPAYFAKTSGTTSGTKYIPLTKDSMPNHINSARNALLSYVHETGKSQFLDKKLIFLSGSPVMFETNGVLTGRLSGIVNHHVPGYLRTNQMPSYETNCIEEWEEKLEKIIDETLSQNMSLISGIPPWVQMYFDRIQARTGKKIKDVFPDFSLFVYGGVNFEPYRAKLYESIGKKVDSIETYPASEGFIAYQDSQVEEGLLMLLDSGIFFEYVPADEYFNDNPTRLSIEEVEVGKNYALIINSNAGLWGYSIGDTVKFISKDPYRLLVTGRIKHFISAFGEHVIGEEVEKAMKHAMELHPEVKIKEFSVAPQVTPAEGLPHHEWLVAFENEPNDLEKFTLAIDKKLCELNVYYDDLIVGNILRTLKITSLAENAFQDYMKSIGKLGGQNKVPRLANDRKIADAIVEWRK; this is translated from the coding sequence ATGGGAATCCGTTCAGTCCTGAGTAAACCTTTTGCTGCGTATATAGCAAAGGAACAAAAAAAGTGGTCGATGAACCCTATTGGTTCTCAGCAAAAAGTATTTGATAACCTGATTTCCAAGGCTAAGCATACAGTCTTTGGGCAAGATCATTATTTTGAGAATATCCGCAATTATGATGACTTCCGAAAGAATGTGCCCATCCGAGACTATGAGGATTTAAAGCCTTATGTAGAGCGGGTTACCAAGGGAGAAAGCGATATATTGTGGCCAGGGCAGCCTGCTTATTTTGCCAAAACCTCAGGTACTACTTCGGGCACAAAATACATTCCGCTTACAAAGGATTCCATGCCGAACCATATTAATTCGGCGAGGAATGCATTGCTTTCGTATGTTCACGAAACAGGAAAGTCCCAGTTTTTGGACAAGAAGCTGATTTTCCTTTCGGGAAGCCCCGTTATGTTCGAAACCAACGGTGTGCTTACGGGCAGGCTTTCGGGGATTGTGAACCACCATGTGCCGGGCTATCTCCGCACCAACCAAATGCCCAGCTATGAGACCAACTGCATAGAAGAGTGGGAAGAGAAGTTGGAAAAAATTATAGATGAGACGCTTTCCCAAAATATGTCCCTCATTTCGGGTATTCCTCCTTGGGTGCAGATGTATTTTGATAGGATTCAGGCTAGAACGGGAAAAAAGATCAAAGATGTTTTTCCTGATTTTTCTCTTTTCGTTTATGGTGGAGTGAACTTTGAACCTTATCGAGCCAAACTCTATGAAAGCATTGGGAAAAAGGTCGATTCTATAGAAACGTATCCTGCCTCGGAAGGCTTCATTGCCTACCAAGATTCGCAGGTGGAAGAAGGCTTGCTCATGTTGCTAGATAGCGGGATTTTCTTCGAGTATGTTCCTGCTGACGAGTACTTCAACGATAATCCAACTCGATTGAGCATTGAAGAAGTAGAAGTAGGTAAAAACTATGCGCTCATTATCAATTCGAATGCTGGGCTATGGGGGTACTCGATTGGAGATACGGTAAAGTTCATTTCCAAAGACCCGTACCGTTTGTTAGTGACTGGTCGGATCAAGCATTTTATTTCTGCATTTGGAGAACACGTGATAGGAGAAGAGGTTGAGAAAGCGATGAAACATGCGATGGAGTTGCATCCGGAAGTGAAGATTAAAGAGTTTTCGGTTGCCCCACAAGTCACTCCGGCTGAGGGCTTGCCACACCACGAATGGTTGGTGGCTTTTGAAAACGAACCTAATGATCTCGAAAAATTTACCTTGGCCATAGATAAAAAGCTTTGCGAGTTGAATGTCTATTACGATGATTTGATTGTAGGAAATATATTGAGGACTTTGAAAATAACTTCACTGGCTGAAAATGCTTTCCAAGATTATATGAAGTCGATAGGGAAACTGGGGGGGCAGAATAAAGTGCCAAGGCTGGCGAATGATAGAAAAATAGCGGATGCTATTGTGGAATGGCGGAAGTAG